Proteins from one Penicillium digitatum chromosome 2, complete sequence genomic window:
- a CDS encoding RTA1 like protein produces MEPYSPRTRNLHCISSYHPASLIIYIGLPVCSAAAYNLIESLMNYLPMHAAFKPNHVLIFIIYVDAGMNAITEAGAAKNASAGSEMDEHKASGTFIAAGLVL; encoded by the coding sequence ATGGAGCCCTATTCACCACGAACCAGGAATCTCCACTGCATATCGAGCTACCATCCAGCAAGCTTAATCATCTATATCGGCCTACCAGTTTGCTCAGCCGCTGCATATAATCTCATCGAAAGCCTCATGAACTACCTGCCAATGCACGCTGCCTTCAAACCCAACcatgtcctcatcttcatcatctaCGTCGATGCTGGCATGAATGCAATCACAGAAGCAGGAGCAGCCAAGAATGCCTCAGCCGGGTCCGAAATGGACGAACACAAGGCCAGCGGGACTTTCATCGCTGCGGGCCTTGTTCTCTGA
- a CDS encoding Mitochondrial Rho GTPase 1, with protein sequence MAPVRICVCGDEGTGKSSLITSLVKGVFVTNKIQPVLPQITIPPTLGTPENVTTTTVVDTSALPQERNNLAREIRKCNVILLVYSDHYSYERVALFWLPYFRSLGVNVPVVLCANKSDLATGHSETRVVEEEMLPLMAEFKEIDSCIRTSAREHRNVNEAFFVCQKAVTHPIAPLFDSKEAALKPAAVAALQRIFYLCDKDRDGYLSDKELKDFQVRCFSKPLNDADLNHIKETIQKAYPDSVTESGIDCQGFLHLNRLYSEKGRHETVWIILRAFQYTDNLSLQEKFLHPKFEVPPFASAELSPEGYRFFVNLFLLSDKDNDGGLNEAELASLFAPTPGLPASWADGSFPSSTVRNEAGHVTLQGWLAQWSMTTFLSPKTTLEYLAYLGFEPSDQNDQSTTAALKVTRPRRKRRRPGRVGRNVVQCHVLGAPGSGKSALLDALLSRGFSATYHPTIQPRTAVNTVELPGGKQCYLILDELGELEPALLENQSKLLDQCDVIAYAYDSSDPDSFSYIPALLAKYPHLEELPSVFVALKADLDRTTQRAEHQPHEYTAMLNMPSPPLHVSVTWSSIQEVFVHIAEAAMEPSTAFPRSEEDVEGKWMSWGIALGAVVCAGAAAVMIWRRVGSGN encoded by the exons ATGGCACCAG TCCGCATTTGCGTTTGCGGTGACGAGGGTACTGGCAAGTCCAGTCTCATCACCTCACTCGTCAAGGGTGTGTTTGTTACAAACAAAATACAACCCGTTCTTCCCCAAATCACCATCCCTCCGACTCTTGGGACCCCCGAGAACGTCACCACCACGACCGTCGTCGATACCTCGGCCCTTCCCCAAGAACGGAATAACCTCGCGCGAGAGATACGGAAATGTAACGTGATTCTCCTTGTGTATTCCGATCACTACAGCTATGAACGGGTAGCTCTGTTTTGGCTGCCATACTTTCGCTCGTTGGGTGTCAATGTCCCAGTGGTTTTGTGTGCCAACAAGTCGGACCTGGCGACTGGTCATAGTGAGACGCGAGTGGTTGAGGAAGAGATGCTTCCTTTGATGGCAGAGTTTAAAGAAATTGACTCTTGTATACGTACGAGTGCTCGGGAGCATCGAAATGTCAATGAAGCCTTCTTCGTTTGCCAAAAGGCTGTCACGCACCCAATTGCGCCGTTGTTCGACTCCAAGGAGGCAGCTTTGAAACCTGCTGCGGTAGCAGCCTTACAAAGAATTTTCTATCTCTGCGACAAAGATCGCGATGGATATCTTTCCGATAAGGAGCTGAAAGATTTCCAAGTCCGGTGCTTTTCCAAACCACTGAACGACGCGGATCTCAATCACATCAAGGAAACCATTCAAAAAGCCTATCCGGACTCGGTTACGGAGTCAGGCATTGACTGCCAAGGATTCCTCCATCTGAACAGATTATACTCGGAGAAAGGGCGACATGAAACAGTTTGGATCATCTTGCGAGCGTTCCAGTACACAGATAACCTCTCTCTGCAGGAGAAATTCTTACACCCGAAGTTCGAAGTGCCGCCATTCGCCTCTGCTGAACTCTCACCCGAAGGCTACCGATTCTTTGTGaatctctttcttctgtcGGACAAGGACAATGATGGGGGCTTGAATGAGGCTGAACTTGCATCCTTGTTTGCTCCTACCCCGGGCTTGCCTGCATCATGGGCCGACGGCTCGTTCCCATCCTCCACAGTCCGCAATGAGGCAGGGCATGTGACACTACAAGGCTGGCTTGCTCAGTGGAGCATGACTACCTTTTTGTCTCCTAAAACCACCCTCGAATACTTGGCATACCTGGGCTTTGAGCCCTCTGATCAAAACGACCAATCTACTACTGCGGCGCTGAAAGTCACACGGCCACGAAGAAAACGTAGGCGGCCAGGCCGTGTGGGACGAAACGTTGTCCAATGCCATGTTCTAGGGGCTCCTGGATCCGGAAAATCGGCCCTGCTCGATGCACTTCTTTCACGTGGATTCAGCGCCACCTACCACCCTACCATCCAACCACGCACTGCAGTGAACACTGTGGAGCTTCCGGGCGGGAAACAGTGCTACCTGATTTTGGATGAACTAGGTGAGCTGGAACCTGCTTTGCTGGAAAATCAGTCCAAACTGCTGGATCAGTGCGACGTAATCGCCTACGCGTATGATTCCTCGGATCCGGACTCATTTTCCTACATTCCTGCACTGTTGGCAAAATATCCTCATCTGGAGGAGCTCCCCAGTGTATTTGTTGCTCTCAAGGCCGACCTGGATCGGACGACCCAGCGAGCCGAGCACCAACCTCATGAATACACAGCTATGCTGAACATGCCTAGTCCGCCGCTCCACGTGAGTGTTACGTGGAGTTCTATCCAGGAAGTATTTGTTCATATTGCCGAGGCTGCCATGGAGCCAAGCACCGCTTTCCCGCGTAGCGAAGAGGATGTGGAGGGCAAATGGATGTCGTGGGGAATTGCCCTAGGAGCGGTCGTTTGTGCAGGCGCTGCGGCGGTGATGATCTGGCGACGAGTTGGTAGCGGCAACTAG
- a CDS encoding Cell wall beta-glucan synthesis, whose translation MRIHVISLVVLAAAAAGLTVTSPRMGEKIDPDMPLTIKWQAVTTDPETFSIELVNQNVYPPTTTVVAEDIDTSKGSYTVKAKTFTDVDDGKGYQINFVSPTSGILAQSQQFRVTEPGEIASSASSSGKETSTALETSSALISFASTSDITSSALASSTTSSYLSSTATHSSIRSTSVSTISSTSLSTATHSSTTSTTTRKTTSTTTSTATESATTTSNAAAIVMPPAGGLLLGLVALVL comes from the exons ATGCGGATTCACGTGATTTCTTTGGTGGTTCTGGCTGCTGCAGCTGCCG GTCTCACTGTCACCTCCCCACGAATGGGGGAGAAGATCGACCCTGATATGCCCTTGACCATCAAGTGGCAAGCTGTCAC AACGGACCCAGAGACCTTTAGCATCGAACTGGTCAATCAAAATGTTTACCCTCCGACAACAACCGTTGTCGCAGAAGATATAGACACTTCCAAGGGCTCCTACACTGTGAAAGCCAAAACATTCACAGATGTCGACGATGG AAAGGGGTATCAGATCAACTTTGTCTCTCCGACCAGTGGCATTCTGGCCCAATCTCAGCAATTTCGAGTCACTGAGCCTGGTGAAATTGCTAGTAGTGCTAGTAGCTCTGGTAAGGAAACCAGTACTGCGCTTGAAACTTCGTCTGCCTTGATTTCTTTCGCGTCGACTAGTGATATAACCTCTTCGGCTCTTGCTTCCTCGACTACTTCATCTTACCTGTCTTCGACTGCTACTCACTCCTCCATCA GATCGACCTCGGTTTCAACAATTTCCTCGACTAGCTTATCCACCGCAACCCATTCGAGCACTACGTCCACCACCACTCGCAAGACAACTTCGACCACAACCTCCACTGCTACCGAGTCGGCCACTACCACCTCGAACGCTGCTGCCATCGTCATGCCCCCTGCTGGTGGTCTGCTTCTGGGTCTGGTCGCTCTGGTCCTTTAA
- a CDS encoding EF hand associated, type-1 yields the protein MFVLPPPPPRYTIPVAYAAGAANGMAVPVVETNNTITRPERGCSLQVGEGTYILQDDLLLATPPPHPSEAPIINPNPLATLPTPPTTGVKLSLVTLDPRKKPPTFLKSAVTAPQFGDGNPALATPPVAAKDASKRRKPKNNIIKSSSSFVSRVITHETSAKRLGDRDSNGIFAFANINRAFQWLDLSSPTKEEHLTKVLFTKAHMLCHDINEVTKTSSHLDIVMGSSAGDIIWYEPMSQKYARINKNGVINNSPVTHIKWLPGSENLFTASHANGVLVVYDKEKEDALFTPEVNANFEQEVGRLPLEILKSVNSKNQKTNPVSFWKMANQKISSFSFSPDQRHLAVVLEDGSLRLMDYLKEEVLDIFRSYYGGLICVCWSPDGKYILTGGQDDLLTIWSFPERKVVARCQGHNSWVSSVAFDPWRCDQKTYRFGSVGDDCRLLLWDFSVGMLHRPRAHQSSTRTRSSVVVPNSQTANRHRADSGDNRMRSNSNQTENKFTEGIDQTASHPVEPRSRVALLPPIMSKIVGEDPICWLGFQKDCILTSSLEGHIRTWDRPSDSVVKS from the exons ATGTT CGtccttccccctccccctccacgcTATACCATCCCTGTCGCCTATGCGGCGGGGGCAGCAAATGGTATGGCCGTCCCTGTTGTGGAAACGAACAATACCATTACCCGCCCGGAACGTGGATGTTCATTGCAAGTTGGTGAGG GAACCTACATCCTCCAGGATGACCTTCTCCTCGCAACACCGCCTCCCCACCCATCTGAAGCTCCTATAATCAACCCGAATCCTCTTGCGACGCTACCCACACCCCCTACCACTGGCGTAAAGCTATCTCTTGTTACCCTCGACCCTCGAAAGAAGCCCCCAACTTTCTTGAAGTCAGCTGTTACGGCTCCCCAATTTGGAGATGGAAACCCCGCGCTTGCGACGCCACCGGTGGCAGCGAAGGACGCATCGAAGCGAAGGAAGCCCAAGAACAACATAATCAAAAGCAGTTCTTCCTTTGTTTCGCGAGTCATCACCCACGAGACATCTGCCAAGCGACTGGGTGACCGTGACTCCAATGGTATCTTTGCCTTTGCGAATATCAACCGAGCCTTCCAGTGGCTCGACCTCAGTTCGCCTACAAAAGAGGAGCATCTTACCAAAGTTCTCTTCACGAAGGCCCACATGCTCTGTCACGATATCAACGAAGTTACCAAGACATCATCACATTTGGACATTGTGATGGGGTCTTCTGCGGGCGATATAATTTGGTATGAGCCCATGTCGCAGAAGTACGCTCGGATCAACAAGAACGGAGTGATCAATAACTCCCCCGTCACCCATATTAAATGGCTGCCTGGGTCTGAGAACCTGTTCACCGCGTCCCACGCCAACGGCGTTCTGGTCGTGTACGAcaaggagaaagaggatGCCCTTTTCACCCCCGAGGTGAACGCCAACTTTGAACAAGAGGTTGGCCGATTACCATTGGAAATCCTCAAGTCTGTGAACTCCAAGAATCAGAAGACCAATCCGGTTTCATTTTGGAAAATGGCAAACCAGAAAATCTCAAGCTTCTCCTTCTCGCCGGATCAAAGGCATCTGGCCGTGGTTCTCGAAGATGGATCGCTGCGGCTCATGGATTACTTGAAAGAGGA GGTACTCGATATATTCCGCAGCTACTATGGCGGCCTGATCTGTGTCTGCTGGTCCCCGGATGGCAAATACATCTTAACTGGAGGCCAGGATGATTTACTGACAATATGGTCTTTCCCCGAGCGTAAGGTTGTTGCCAGATGCCAGGGACACAACTCCTGGGTTTCGTCGGTAGCATTCGACCCTTGGCGCTGCGACCAGAAGACATACCGGTTCGGCAGCGTCGGCGACGACTGCCGCCTTCTCCTGTGGGATTTCAGCGTCGGAATGCTCCACCGTCCCCGGGCACATCAATCCTCAACTCGAACTCGATCCAGTGTCGTCGTGCCAAACTCACAAACTGCCAACCGCCACCGTGCAGACAGTGGCGACAACCGTATGCGCTCGAACTCTAATCAAACCGAAAATAAGTTCACCGAAGGCATCGATCAGACAGCGAGTCACCCAGTCGAGCCCCGGTCTCGAGTAGCTCTTCTGCCCCCGATCATG TCCAAAATTGTCGGCGAAGATCCTATTTGCTGGCTTGGCTTCCAAAAAGATTGCATCTTGACCTCCTCTCTTGAAG GCCATATTCGCACTTGGGATCGACCCAGTGACAGCGTTGTCAAATCATGA
- a CDS encoding Mannosyl-oligosaccharide alpha-1,2-mannosidase, whose translation MASHHLRRNTSEVWEHMNLVKYDTDASKTSRSENTRLEEELITAPLFSLSACETLDTEHTINRTLYPQYGLLGMRNRSSSNALTQEDLVYANVSAPWSAFICGSQGSGKSHTLSCLLENALIASSPAGRLSSPLAGLVLHYDNFTAFSSTQLCEAAYLCSSEIPVRVLVSPTNYLAMKKAYRTLAGGSKMLKVQPLYLPQKDLNIAMMKTLMGISNRTEQPLYIEVVMKILRDMAIANQGKSGFDYTAFKLLLQREKFLKGQLMPLNMRLEVLESFFEPGSVPGAIPNASKPNDAGDAWKFPPGTLTIIDLSCPFVGQEDACALFNISVSLFLKNRQDTGRIIALDEAHKFMTSTSPEAADLTETLLSVVRQQRHLAARVMIATQEPTLAPSLLELCNVTIIHRFSSPAWFTAIKSHIAGAGIEEHGRNTTASSAIFQKIVRLPTGEALVFCPTALLDSVKQSDQENEELSSVTSSSRPDTPDDPVSVDSAQITSTDSESQDEPTFHGVIRLGTAYAHIRVRNRITVDGGRSMLQR comes from the exons ATGGCATCTCACCATCTTCGTAGGAACACATCAGAGGTATGGGAGCACATGAATCTTGTCAAATATGACACTGATGCTTCCAAAACATCGAGAAGCGAAAACACCCGCTTGGAGGAGGAGCTCATAACGGCACCTCTATTCTCACTCTCCGCTTGTGAAACCCTGGATACCGAGCACACTATCAACAGAACATTGTACCCACAATATGGATTGCTTGGTATGCGCAATCGATCTTCCAGCAACGCACTGACACAAGAGGATCTTGTGTACGCCAACGTCTCAGCGCCATGGTCTGCGTTCATCTGCGGCAGTCAAGGAAGTGGCAAGAGTCACACTTTGTCCTGCCTGTTGGAGAATGCATTGATCGCATCCTCCCCCGCTGGTAGATTGTCGTCACCTCTGGCTGGACTTGTCCTTCACTATGACAACTTCACAGCCTTTTCCAGCACCCAGCTGTGCGAGGCGGCCTATCTGTGTTCTTCCGAAATTCCTGTCCGAGTTCTCGTGTCGCCAACAAATTACCTTGCTATGAAAAAGGCATATAGAACACTGGCAGGTGGTTCGAAAATGCTGAAGGTTCAGCCACTGTATCTGCCCCAGAAGGATCTGAACATTGCCATGATGAAGACCCTGATGGGCATTAGCAACAGAACTGAGCAGCCTCTCTACATAGAA GTTGTCATGAAGATTCTTCGGGATATGGCCATCGCTAACCAGGGCAAATCCGGATTTGACTACACCGCATTCAAGCTTCTTCTGCAGCGGGAAAAGTTCTTGAAAGGCCAACTTATGCCTCTCAATATGCGCTTGGAAGTCCTAGAATCATTTTTTGAGCCTGGATCTGTGCCTGGTGCAATTCCCAATGCATCGAAGCCAAATGATGCTGGTGATGCCTGGAAGTTCCCCCCCGGCACTTTGACCATCATCGATTTGAGCTGCCCGTTTGTTGGCCAAGAGGATGCGTGCGCTCTGTTCAACATCTCGGTTTCCTTGTTTTTGAAGAACCGCCAGGACACGGGTCGTATCATTGCTCTCGATGAGGCCCATAAG TTCATGACTTCAACTTCACCTGAAGCCGCAGACTTGACGGAGACACTGCTATCTGTCGTCCGCCAGCAGCGACATCTGGCCGCGCGAGTGATGATAGCAACGCAGGAGCCAACTCTAGCGCCGTCCCTCCTTGAGCTTTGCAACGTGACAATTATTCATAGGTTCTCGTCCCCGGCTTGGTTCACGGCGATCAAGTCACACATCGCGGGAGCTGGAATTGAAGAGCATGGCCGAAACACCACTGCCTCGTCGGCCATCTTTCAAAAGATTGTTCGTTTGCCGACTGGCGAGGCTTTGGTGTTCTGTCCAACAGCCCTGCTAGACAGTGTGAAGCAAAGCGACCAGGAGAATGAGGAACTCTCAAGTGTTACCTCTTCCAGTCGGCCAGATACTCCAGATGACCCGGTCTCTGTAGATAGCGCTCAGATTACATCGACGGACTCAGAATCTCAAGATGAGCCTACTTTCCATGGGGTCATTCGGCTCGGAACGGCATATGCGCACATTCGAGTTCGGAATAGGATCACCGTTGACGGTGGTCGCAGCATGCTTCAGCGTTAA
- a CDS encoding Zn(2)-C6 fungal-type DNA-binding domain, giving the protein MPGVPTGRACDGCRKQKKKCDEKQPTCGRCLRLKVSCVGSGQQRFKFKQHQFPPKPTQSSQITFILKSRLIEEENDFFAMPQAFPSNNMTSLTNSFVSAINRSTDLRYNMWWSFGLFLEDVPRRLGSNEALDRAVDALTTAHAGFCTRQPVPAAALVKFSHALKILGVYLDDPIQASTSRDAQGAASILHARKNFGPRDDFERKLFLSLRDSVLFEGLYNDAIDLSPEEWDTLVKNEFDQDQPEGQILRCLARAPGLLKRGKRAVRVGEDLTLLALEVRPIYKKCKLLLGELKARTVEFETTELGTMTDTFLGRILRAHYLRTYGIGLAITTAFNCILQTLDPSDYICRVESRSLVNDTLGHAQESNLYRPVGAG; this is encoded by the exons ATGCCGGGTGTCCCAACTGGTCGGGCTTGTGACGGCTGTCGTaagcagaagaaaaag TGCGATGAGAAACAGCCTACTTGTGGACGATGTCTGCGTCTGAAAGTGAGCTGTGTGGGGTCCGGTCAGCAACGATTCAAGTTCAAACAGCATCAATTTCCCCCCAAACCAACTCAAAGCAGCCAAATAACTTTCATCCTGAAATCAAGATTaatagaagaagaaaacgaTTTCTTTGCAATGCCACAGGCATTTCCTAGCAATAATATGACATCGTTGACCAATTCGTTTGTCAGCGCCATAAATCGATCCACGGACCTCCGGTACAATATGTGGTGGTCTTTTGGCCTTTTCCTAGAAGATGTTCCCCGACGACTTGGCAGTAATGAAGCCCTTGACCGTGCAGTTGATGCTTTGACCACTGCACACGCAGGCTTCTGCACCCGCCAACCAGTTCCGGCGGCGGCACTAGTTAAGTTTTCACATGCACTCAAGATCCTGGGAGTCTATCTAGATGACCCGATCCAGGCAAGTACTTCAA GAGATGCGCAAGGGGCCGCCAGCATTCTGCACGCGCGAAAGAACTTCGGGCCACGCGACGACTTCGAGCGTAAACTGTTCCTCTCATTGCGAGACAGCGTG TTATTCGAGGGCTTATACAATGATGCCATCGACCTGAGCCCCGAGGAGTGGGATACCTTGGTCAAGAATGAGTTTGATCAAGATCAACCCGAAGGCCAGATTTTGCGATGCCTAGCACGAGCCCCCGGCCTACTTAAACGCGGCAAACGAGCTGTACGCGTTGGCGAAGATTTAACACTTTTGGCATTGGAAGTTCGACCAATATATAAAAAATGCAAATTACTCCTGGGCGAATTGAAAGCGCGGACGGTCGAATTTGAAACAACGGAGCTCGGTACCATGACTGATACTTTTTTGGGTCGGATCTTGCGAGCGCATTATCTCCGCACTTATGGAATTGGTCTCGCAATAACGACAGCTTTCAATTGCATCCTTCAGACACTGGATCCTAGTGACTACATCTGCAGGGTAGAATCAAGATCTCTTGTTAACGATACTCTTGGACATGCCCAGGAGTCCAATCTGTACAGACCTGTTGGGGCAGGATAA
- a CDS encoding Src homology-3 domain translates to MGFGINNPLPASMASECKKAAKILTSFVDPKQSFGPDKVIPPEILANAKGLAVLTVLKAGFLGSGRFGSGIVVARLGDGSWSAPSAIATAGAGIGGQIGFELTDFVFILNDAAAVRTFSQVGTLTLGGNVSLAAGPIGRNAEAAGAASTKGVAAVFSYSKTKGLFAGVSLEGSMLVERKDANEKLYRSRVSASQLLTGTVRPPPAADALMRVLNSRAFQGNARTYGDSMYNDIPVYDSSHDDVVWEGRKGDAYGQGSQRGRSNTNLNDYDYRDKPRRTNNWADDVYDRPASGLGRSATTRAPAGDSFDGYGRNRRNTAPFEEDYVYSDRKPTRPTAPKPVFQQKTGAAQLRSDQAVALFTFDADQEGDLGFKKGEIVTIIKRTEKAEDWWTGRIGDRVGIFPSNYVEAT, encoded by the exons ATGGGCTTCGGGATTAACAATCCGCTGCCGGCGTCTATGGCCA GCGAATGCAAGAAGGCTGCAAAGATATTGACATCATTCGTTGATCCAAAGCAATCATTTGGCCCCGACAAGGTCATTCCCCCAGAGATTTTGGCCAATGCAAAG GGTCTCGCTGTTCTCACGGTTCTGAAGGCCGGTTTCCTTGGCTCCGGTCGGTTTGGCTCTGGTATCGTTGTCGCTCGTCTTGGTGATGGGTCCTGGTCGGCTCCTTCAGCCATAGCGACTGCAGGTGCTGGAATTGGAGGACAGATTGGATTTGAGTTGACCGACTTTGTCTTCATACTCAAtgatgctgctgctgtcCGTACATTCTCTCAAGTAGGAACACTAACCCTGGGTGGTAATGTATCACTCGCTGCTGGACCGATTGGCAGAAATGCCGAGGCGGCTGGCGCAGCCAGTACGAAGGGCGTTGCGGCCGTCTTCTCCTACTCAAAAACCAAGGGTCTTTTTGCCGGTGTCAGTCTTGAAGGTAGTATGCTGGTGGAGCGCAAGGACGCCAACGAGAAATTGTACCGCAGTCGTGTCTCCGCGAGTCAACTTCTCACAGGCACCGTGCGCCCCCCACCAGCCGCCGATGCTCTGATGCGCGTGCTAAACTCCCGTGCATTCCAAGGAAATGCGCGGACCTATGGCGATTCCATGTACAATGACATTCCTGTTTATGACAGCAGCCATGATGATGTGGTCTGGGAGGGACGCAAGGGCGATGCCTACGGTCAAGGTTCCCAGCGTGGTCGATCTAACACCAACCTAAATGACTACGACTATCGTGATAAGCCCCGCCGTACGAACAATTGGGCTGATGATGTATATGATCGGCCTGCCTCAGGGCTTGGTCGTTCCGCGACAACCCGGGCCCCTGCCGGCGATTCATTTGATGGCTATGGGCGCAACCGAAGAAACACTGCGCCATTTGAGGAGGATTATGTCTATTCGGATCGCAAACCTACCCGTCCAACTGCCCCTAAACCAGTCTTCCAGCAAAAGACTGGTGCAGCCCAATTGCGATCAGACCAAGCTGTTGCGCTTTTCACATTCGATGCGGATCAGGAAGGTGACCTCGGATTCAAGAAGGGTGAAATTGTTACCATAATAAAGCGGACGGAGAAGGCGGAAGATTGGTGGACTGGTCGCATTGGTGATCGTGTGGGCATTTTCCCCAG CAACTATGTTGAGGCTACCTAA